The Lolium rigidum isolate FL_2022 chromosome 2, APGP_CSIRO_Lrig_0.1, whole genome shotgun sequence genomic interval TGATCTACAATATCATCTAAGCGGAGGAGGAGGTGATTGAGGGTACTTACGATTAGGTGGAGCGAGAGCGGCCTAgtcgggggaggaggaggacacgcACAGGCGCCGGTAGGTCTTCGAGGAGGTCGCACTCCAAATCCGGGTGGAGGAGAAGGCTGAGCCGAAGCGTAGGCCCTCTGGCAGGGCGCTGGTGTCGCGGTCGGGAAGCGGGGCACCGATGGAGTTGTCGGTTGCCGACGAGCATAAGGTCGGCTTAACCCCGTCGGCGGCGCGACGTGCGGTGCGCCATTCAGTGCAGCCGGACACGGCATGCCCCATGGCATCGGCACGTGCATCGGAGTCGACGCAAACCCCGGCGGGGGCTCCATCTCCCTGCTGGAGCCTAGTGCACCTGCCGCCATTGCGGCCGCCCTTGCCGTTggaaaccctagtggggaggggGCAAAAAAACCCGTTGTCGAGGGATCCGCCGGTGGAATCCCGGTGGCTTGAAGAGCAGCGACGGCGGCGCTGCGAGTTGCCATGCCGGCCGGCCTCGTACTCGCGAACGGCAACAACCGATTATAACACCGGCATGCGACCGGCATCGATCTGCGGCGCCGAGTCGCGGTCTCCGGCCTCGTACTCGCGGACGAGGCGTAGGAGCGCCTTGTTGGACCTCGTGGCCGTCGGCCGGACGGCTGGATCCATCagagaggaaggcggcggaggaggcgaggaggccatgACGGCGGTTGATGCGACATGGCGATGACTGTCAGTGAGAGGAGTAAATGGGGAGAGAGAAGGAGGGAACCGGTGCCTGGAAATGGGGAGCGAGGACCAAGACAACGCGGTGTCTCCCGCGCTTCTCCATGCATGCAAACGTTGCACGAGGGCGTGCAACATGGCACGACAACAGGACATGCCCGCTGAAAACTGCCGATTCGGGTAATTTGAGAACAGGTTGAGCCACAACGTGGAACTCTTACAAGCAACCAAAGACCGGTTTTTGCTGGGCCGATGCGAGTCAAAGGGTtcccagcctaccaaacgcgccccaagTAATCTCTCCGGCAATAATGATCACGGGTGGCCGATTCCATGATCAGAATCGTCGCATTTCTTGCCTGACGAAGTCTAGCCGTGATCGGTAGACCAGACGACGAGCATCCAGTAATGAAATCTTGGGTCAACACAGCTAGCCAGTCCGTGACGCTGTGGAACTAGCTAGACATACCAATCCATCCCCGAAATCCCAAAACACTCGTGGGCCTCGTGGCTACTCCCATCTCTCCGGCAACTGCATCAGGGTTGACCGTGTGATATTGTTCAGGCACCCCCTGTCCCAGGCACCCCCATCTCTCAGGCGATCGCATCTTCTCCGGTGTCCTCAGGTGTGATCTTGGTTCTACTCTGCCACTTCATCCTAGACCCCTGTATCTTGTTGTCTAATCATAAGTCAAGAAGTAActgattattattattattattgattACAGTCTCCGTTTTCACCCAAGTGCTATGAGTCctgccaatctcctcctcctcatgATTGCAGCAGCAGCACCGCCGCTCTTTGCGGCACAGAACTTTAATGATAATTCAACGGCCGAACCGCCGACGTTGTGGATCAACAATGCTCAACTCGGTGATTCAGCCATGCGCGTCATTCTCCAAGATGACCCCGGATACTTTGGCACAGGATTCATATGTGCCACCGACACCGAACCCACATGCAAAGTTTACCTATTTGCCGTCTTCTTTACCATCGTTAGTGGTCTGGGTCCAGTGATCTGGTCTGCCAACCGGGATCACCCTGTAAAGGAAAACGCCACCCTTGAGTTTACCTTGGGTGGGAACTTAGTCCTCCGTGATGCCGATGGTAGTTATGTCTGGTCAAGCGGCAGCTCAGGCCGGTCTGTAAATGGCATGGTGATCACCGTGATCGGTAATCTGGTGTTGTTTGATCACAGAAATGCTACAGTATGGCAGTCATTTGATCATCCTACTGACACATTGGCCCTTGGACAGTCACTTGTGGAAGGTATGAGGCTCACATCAAGTACTTCTACAAGAAATCCGACTGAGGGTCAGTTCTATATCACTGTACGCCCCGATGGATTAAATGCTTATTATGCTGAAGGACCCACATCCTCACAACTCTACTTTTGGTACCAGATGAAAATAGGAAAGATAGGAAATGATCCAACAAGGGCCACATTAATGGATGGAAGCCTTAGCTTTATTTTGCGGCCAGATATGAGCGATAATATATCATTGCCAACATCTAATTACATCCCGTACATGAGATTAGATCCAGATGGACACCTGATGCTATATGGCCTGTCAATTCCTAATAGTGAACGTGTAGTGCTGCACGGTGAGGTGCTGTATGATGTACTGGGGTCAATGGGTATGGATAACTGTGCTTACCCAAAAACCTGCGGGGAGTACGGCTTATGCATGAGGGGGCAATGCACTTGTCCACTCCAAAACAGTTCTAGTTCCAGCTACTTCAAGCCAGTGGATGAGCAGACACTAGATCTTGGCTGCATGCCGCTAACTCCAATCTCTTGTCATGAAATGCAACGCCACCAGCTCTTGAGCCTTGCAAATATTAGATACTTTCATGACGACCAAACGGTTTTGAATGCAACAAATGAAGATGACTGTAAGCAAGCTTGCTTGAAGAACTGCTCCTGCAGGGCCGTTCTGTTCAGAGCTGGAGGATGCGTGTGGGTGACGAAGGTCTTCTCTTTGCATGCAATACAACCTGAAAATGCTGATTACGACTCCGCTTACCTCAAGGTGCAACTTATCCCCTCAGTTTCTGCACCCAATGCGGACAGAAAGAAGGTGATCTTAGCTACTACATTTGGAACTATTACTACTCTTGCATTGCTTGTCATTGTTGTCACTCTTTATCTTCAAAGGAGGAGAAAGTATGAAGAGAAAGATGAATTTAATTTTGATCAATTGCCTGGAACACCAACGAGATATTCTTTTCAAAAGTTGCGCGAATGCACTCAAGGGTTCAGTAAGAAGCTCGGAGAAGGTGGGTTTGGGTCGGTTTTTGAAGGTAAATTTGGTGAAGAGAGAGTTGCAGTGAAACGTTTGGAAGGTGCTAGACAAGGAAAGAAAGAGTTTTTGGCAGAAGTCGAGACTATTGGAAGTATTGAACACATCAATCTTGTCAGGCTGATTGGCTTCTGTGCAGAGAAGTCTGAGAGACTTCTGGTATATGAGTATATGTTGAGAGGGTCGCTTGATAGGTGGATCTATTACTGCCATAACAATGTGCCTCTTGATTGGTGCACACGTTGTAAGATCATCCTTGATGTTGCGAAGGGCCTGTGCTATCTTCACGAGGACTGCAGGAGAAAAATAGTTCATTTGGATATCAAACCACAAAACATCCTCTTGGATTGCAACTTTAATGCCAAAGTGGCTGATTTTGGACTATGCAAGCTAATAGATAGGGATCAAAGCAAGGTAGTGACTATGATGAGAGGAACGCCTGGATATCTGGCACCTGAATGGTTGACATCACGGATCACTGAAAAAGTTGATGTCTACAGCTTTGGAGTTGTCATCATGGAAATAGTAAGTGGAAGGAAAAATATTGACAACTCTCAGCCCGAGGAGAATGTTCAGCTCATAAATCTCTTACAGGAAAAGGCTCAAAATAACCAATTGATTGATCTGATCGACAAGCATAGTGATGATATGGTCTCACACCAGGAGGAAGTAGTTCAAATGATGAAGCTTGCAATATGGTGCCTACAACACGACAGCATTCAAAGGCCTTCAATGTCAATCGTGATCAAGGTACTGGAAGGTGcgattagcatagaaactttcgaTGCAAATTCACTCATGTTTGTTCAAGATAACCCACCAACATATTCAGTTCCAACTCAAGCATCCATATTATCTGGCCCAAGATGAAACGGGCGGGTAATGAGCAGAAGAATGTCAAGTTATGGACTACTGCTTTTGTATCCTATACTATTTGTATTGTTGAAATATGATAGAAATTCAAAATTGTAGTCAACAATAAAGCGAGCACTATCGGATGGCACGAAAAGAAACCTGCAGCAACCAAGTCATGAAGGAATGAAAGGAAGGGTTATTACTAATTCTAATGGAATAATAAATTGACAGCAACCAGAGAAACAATTGGTTCCATTTGTTGAAAGTAATGTTAATGTGCATCAGAATTACAAATGGAGCTGGCTTTGTCTGCAGCTGAGGGACGGTTTTCATTCACCGACCACTAACTTGCATTTCACAAGGCCAAGGGAAGACATTATTACTCATTAGATTGTTTTTTAGGAAACCTTTATCGGTTCTTTGCAAATGTATAAAGTTGATACGCCCACGAAAGGGTCCATTTGCTTAGCACATGCCTTGAGGCATTCCTGGTAGAGGTTGTATCTACAGCGGTATCTTGGTGCACGGATACGACTTTTGATGGCTTTTATCGTTGGTCATGTGTTCTACTTGTGGTTACATAAACTAGAATAACTCACGAGCAAATGATGGGGTGCGAATTTGACGTCTCAATTGATGAGCAGACGAATTTGGACACTTCATCCAACATCTACATGACTGAACTGGAAACAGCTATGACCGTTTCACAATCTACAGAAACCATTGAAAGCTCTCTGAATAAACGACCGGATGCGGCCGCAGCGGAGCAAGCGGTGCTGGTCGATGGCGGCTCGATTTGGACACGACCGAGCAATTCCACCATTTTCCTGTTATCTTGCCCCCTGCTCCCGGTGACGGATCGTCGAAGCAGTCCagtgaggaggcggcggtggcagcggcgCCAGCAGTACGCTCGACGACGGCTGGATTTGTAGTGGAAGACGCGACGAAGAACGATGAGTAGTGGGGGTTTAGATTTGTGTTTGGATATCGACGTGGTCACAAATCTAAGTGCAGCACAGAATCTAGTGCATGAAAGAAATAAACTAGAGTTTGGTAATTCTAGTGGACTAAAGTAGCAGTAGACACAACAGCAAGCTTACACTGGAATATACTTCTACGATAAAGCAGAATAGGAAAGTTTCCGTAAGACACAATATAAACTGTGTTGTATTTTTATTCCCCCTTTTATGTTTCGCTCCCTATCTAGATATAGGTTAAAATCCACACAAGCATATTATTCCCTTTTTTATCATTTCTCTTTCATGGATGACATGCTAAAGTCAAGCACGTCACCATTGTTCTATTGCAGCACAACTCATAAGAATGATGGCAAATAACTACTAAGAACATGGAAATGCATGATTGATCCGAAAATAATTGAGAGACCAAATTAAGCATGTGCACCTTAGTGCAGAGTAATGCAAAAGGCGCATTGCAAATTTACATCTTCTACAACACACATGTGCCCACATCAACCTGCAAAAACCAACCAAGTAATGAAATAAGGAAAGAAAGGTACACAGCTAATTATAATAGAAAAATACATTGGTAACAATGATATAAATGGTTGGTTTCATTTGCTGAAAGTTGTATTAGTGACCATCACAAATTCACAATTACAAATGGAGCTACCTTGTATGCAGAGAGATGGTTTCATTTACCAAGCACCAATTTGCATTTCACAAGGCCGTGGGAGGAACCTCATTGCTCATaagatattttttttttgtaaacttGTTGATTCTTTGCAAAAGTATCAAGTTGATACACCCCCAAAAGAGTTCATTACATCTAGGATGTTTTGAGCCATTCTCTGAGGCTTGTATCTGTATCTGTATCTAGGTGCACGGATACGACTCTTTCAGCTTTTATTCTCGGTCATGTGTTCTACTTGTGATAATACAAAATAGAATAACTCAGGAACTGTGGATCAGTTTGTAAGATCACATGATGAATTTTTAGATAGCTGCACATGATATTTCAGCAGAGGTTGGGGTGCAAACTTGACGTCTGAACTAAGGAGCAGAAGAACTTGGACACTTCATTGAACATGTATATAATACTGAACTGAAAACAGTTATGAGGCTATGACCCGTTCACAATGTACAGAAAACATTTGTAGCTATCTGCATTACGATACGGCTTAACTAGATGGAGTGAATCTCGAACAGACACTAGGATAAGCAAATCGTGTAGGCTCAAAACGCTCAAATACGCATATGGACTCCACCTGACCAACCTGAACACTATACATTAGATGCAATCAAGCAAAGGAGTTCCCCTGCATAATTAGGCAGCTCACTGCTAATCCATCCATGAACGGAAGTAATCAAAATCCATCCCGCGGGAGCTTGCAAAAATCAGCAGACACCATGTCACCATCCATCAGTTGATGCCGAGGGCGAGTTGCAGAAGCCAGAAAACAACAGACTGAACTCAAAGGTGCCATTTATATGGAGTCGGAGAAGTCGGCCGGGATGGAATCACCAGTAGACGCAACGGCCCAGCAAACAGAGCACCGGAGGAGGCCGTGGCCGAGCAGTTGGTGGTGGTCAACGGAGGCCGGCGCTACGCACGACGGCAGAATTTGTAATGCGAGAGCGAGACCCACGGGGAGTGAGGATTTAGATTTGTGTTTGGGCAGATTTGGAAAATGACATACAGTAGCAAAAAAAGTTGACCGGAATTTTATTTTATCTTAACAAAAAAGTTGAAGGGCATGCCATAGTAAAATAAATTATTATTTTCAAATTGGCTGGAGccattagattttttttttttcaaaatgtagTGTAAAAGAATCTTCAGTTTTTTAGTATTTAGATAATTTTGCCGCATGGTAGTACTAGAAAATCTATATGACTAGCCTAATAAAAGTATTATGGGTAGTATTATACATGTCATGTTAACAAAAATTTATATGTGTTGTTTCTCTAAAAATTTTTTTTGATGTGTCACaataaattaataaaaaaaaagatgagattggtatcataggtagatacgatATCATAGCACTTAAAACTAAAAAATTTACTAGCAAAAACATTATATACACACATTTGCAAAAGTAATATACGAAATTAAAACAGAGACACCACCACGTTAACCCACATCTAGGTCTTTCCGCGCCTCCTACTAGCGCCGTCGCCGATCTGCCCCGCCtctgtggccttcgggccatCGGGGTGTGGTGGATCGTGGCTCTCGTCGGCGGGAGGGCTCCACCCCCTGTTTTGTGGGCTATGTTCTCCGTTTTTAGGGTCAAAGTTTGTAGGGGCGGTGCTCAGAtggtggtggcaccgcctcgtgcAATAAGGTTtccccggcttcaaccccatctcggcggCAACGTCGAGAGGTTTGTGGGAGTGGTGCCGTCTTCCAGGTTTTCGTCTGGCTGTGGGGATCTTAGGATCGTCAACGAGCTTTAGCGGCagttcatccttcttcttcgtcttcggaaCGGATGTGGTCTTCTTGACTCGTTCGACGACTTCtcgtccgcaaccaacaacgtcaaGCCGACTCGGggagtagcggcggcggcggcgcgccgtcgacacggtctggaggttgaagatgaagggcttctcaaggatctcattgtaatttttgtttttcttGGGGTGCTTTGTACTGTTCGCTTTTTCTTTTAATGCCAGTGTCATATTCGCAAAAAAATACACATATTTGCAATGAGAATACTAAAAAACGTTAAATATGATGAAATGATACTACTTTAGGATATTATGCATTGTAGAGGTGATATAGTATCACGTGCATTATACTACTTCTACTACTAATCTAATAAATCTTTGTGTAAAGTATAGTTGAAGCAAAAAAATTACTTTTGTCCAATCCTGGGGCAGCCTGATGCAAAGGTGAAAAAAGTGACAGTCTACGTCTGCAAAGCGTAATTTATACTAGNNNNNNNNNNNNNNNNNNNNNNNNNNNNNNNNNNNNNNNNNNNNNNNNNNNNNNNNNNNNNNNNNNNNNNNNNNNNNNNNNNNNNNNNNNNNNNNNNNNNGTCAACTAACCAACCTGATTTGCGTGCTCACAAAAGTACTGATTTGCCTATTGCATATGCACTCGAGTTCAGACTTAAAAGTTcacaacagaaaagaaaaaaaagcaggAGCAAGTCTGAACAATATGGATCCAACAGATTACGAACCCCATGCTCGGATTCCTTCATCATCTCATCTGAACTACTGGCAATCATGCATAAAACTGAATTTCCATAAAATTGTTACTGAAGCACAACACAGTCAATATATATAATTCTTACTGGAAATGCACTAAACACTCGCTGTAACACAGAAATTAATCACCGCTGCTTTCAGCACGGTTCTAtctaggtaccaacaattaaacaCCACAACGTACTGATGTAGTACTAGAAACTCGTAGAGCAACAAGGCTAACTTACTACGAAGCTACTGGTAGAAATCGGAAGCGGCAAACACTAGACCAAATTAACACACCGGTTCTACTAATTAACTTGTATCCATCGTTCCAGGCGGATTATGACTAACCTTTTCCGACGTTATCACCATCAGTTCTCACCAAGAGCAGTATAGGCTACTCGGTGATCGCGGACGGCTCCCGTCCTGTCTCCTGATCAGACCCTTTTGCTATACCAGCACAAAGCATACAACTTTTACAGAAAATCATCTGTGATGGTGAAACTTAGGCCGACCCAAGTCCACTCAAACTAATGAATAGTAGTTTTGGTAAAATGCAGCACATCATGGTTTGCTTCCTTTCGTCTAACAGGAATGAGCGGTAAACTCATACGACCAAC includes:
- the LOC124693415 gene encoding G-type lectin S-receptor-like serine/threonine-protein kinase SD2-5, with translation MSPANLLLLMIAAAAPPLFAAQNFNDNSTAEPPTLWINNAQLGDSAMRVILQDDPGYFGTGFICATDTEPTCKVYLFAVFFTIVSGLGPVIWSANRDHPVKENATLEFTLGGNLVLRDADGSYVWSSGSSGRSVNGMVITVIGNLVLFDHRNATVWQSFDHPTDTLALGQSLVEGMRLTSSTSTRNPTEGQFYITVRPDGLNAYYAEGPTSSQLYFWYQMKIGKIGNDPTRATLMDGSLSFILRPDMSDNISLPTSNYIPYMRLDPDGHLMLYGLSIPNSERVVLHGEVLYDVLGSMGMDNCAYPKTCGEYGLCMRGQCTCPLQNSSSSSYFKPVDEQTLDLGCMPLTPISCHEMQRHQLLSLANIRYFHDDQTVLNATNEDDCKQACLKNCSCRAVLFRAGGCVWVTKVFSLHAIQPENADYDSAYLKVQLIPSVSAPNADRKKVILATTFGTITTLALLVIVVTLYLQRRRKYEEKDEFNFDQLPGTPTRYSFQKLRECTQGFSKKLGEGGFGSVFEGKFGEERVAVKRLEGARQGKKEFLAEVETIGSIEHINLVRLIGFCAEKSERLLVYEYMLRGSLDRWIYYCHNNVPLDWCTRCKIILDVAKGLCYLHEDCRRKIVHLDIKPQNILLDCNFNAKVADFGLCKLIDRDQSKVVTMMRGTPGYLAPEWLTSRITEKVDVYSFGVVIMEIVSGRKNIDNSQPEENVQLINLLQEKAQNNQLIDLIDKHSDDMVSHQEEVVQMMKLAIWCLQHDSIQRPSMSIVIKVLEGAISIETFDANSLMFVQDNPPTYSVPTQASILSGPR